One part of the Quercus lobata isolate SW786 chromosome 7, ValleyOak3.0 Primary Assembly, whole genome shotgun sequence genome encodes these proteins:
- the LOC115953636 gene encoding probable protein kinase At2g41970: protein MFCCGGAEEESHGPPAHQYTAPPRGGNMYGGGSGRGEPRGSNMVRTGAPQQVLPIEIPALSLDELYRLTGNFGSKALIGEGSYGRVFYAKLSNGQAAAIKRLDTSSSQEPDTDFAAQLSTVSRLKHEHFVELMGYCLEANNRILIYQFATMGSLHDILHGRKGVQGAEPGPALSWNQRVKIAYGAAKGLEFLHEKVQPPIVHRDIRSSNVLLFDDFQTKIADFNLSNQSSDTAARLHSTRVLGTFGYHAPEYAMTGQITQKSDVYSFGVVLLELLTGRKPVDHTMPKGQQSLVTWATPRLSEDKVKQCVDPKLNNDYPPKAIAKLAAVAALCVQYEADFRPNMTIVVKALQPLLNSRPAGPDSRA from the exons ATGTTCTGCTGCGGAGGTGCAGAGGAAGAAAGCCATGGTCCACCAGCTCACCAATATACTGCACCACCTAGAGGGGGAAATATGTATGGTGGAG GCAGCGGGAGAGGAGAGCCAAGGGGTTCCAACATGGTCAGAACTGGAGCTCCACAGCAAGTATTACCCATAGAAATACCAGCACTATCGTTGGATGAGTTATATAGGTTAACTGGTAATTTTGGTTCAAAAGCTTTAATAGGTGAAGGTTCTTATGGCCGGGTATTCTATGCAAAATTAAGTAATGGTCAGGCTGCAGCTATAAAGAGGCTGGATACCAGTTCATCACAAGAGCCAGATACTGATTTTGCAGCTCAG TTATCAACAGTTTCGAGGCTTAAGCATGAACATTTTGTTGAGTTGATGGGGTATTGTTTGGAAGCAAATAACCGAATCTTGATATATCAGTTTGCAACAATGGGTTCTTTACATGACATATTACATG GAAGGAAAGGTGTACAAGGTGCTGAACCAGGTCCAGCTCTAAGCTGGAACCAGAGAGTTAAGATTGCCTATGGGGCAGCTAAAGGCCTTGAGTTTCTGCACGAAAAGGTGCAGCCTCCTATAGTTCATCGTGATATCAGATCCAGCAATGTCCTACTGTTTGATGACTTTCAGACCAAAATTGCCGATTTTAACTTGTCAAATCAGTCTTCTGATACAGCAGCTCGGCTGCATTCAACTAGAGTCTTGGGAACATTTGGCTACCATGCGCCAGA GTATGCCATGACAGGGCAGATAACTCAGAAAAGTGATGTTTATAGCTTTGGAGTTGTTCTTCTAGAGCTCTTGACAGGCCGAAAGCCAGTAGACCATACAATGCCCAAAGGGCAGCAGAGTCTTGTTACTTGG GCAACTCCAAGATTGAGTGAGGACAAAGTGAAGCAATGTGTTGATCCTAAGCTGAACAATGACTACCCACCAAAGGCAATTGCTAAG TTGGCAGCAGTTGCAGCACTTTGTGTTCAGTATGAGGCAGACTTCCGGCCAAATATGACAATTGTTGTGAAGGCTCTCCAGCCACTTCTTAACTCAAGACCAGCAGGCCCAGACTCCCGTGCGTAG